The Paenibacillus sp. MBLB1832 genome has a window encoding:
- a CDS encoding acyltransferase has protein sequence MASKPKLTEIDIVRAIAIIAVVLIHGTSDATLLAVGTGSQALFFILNKASLFTVPLFIWISGLVLFYSYYDRWEPGMTRVFWAKRLQKIVIPYVLWSIFYYVYNQWMFHGTVHVDAWYLFKLLLSGNASYHLYYMIIIVQFYVLFPLVMTAVTKFKRLSKWLIPLGIGIQAASYTFHHWVAPLPEYASLCLSYTAMFSFGAYMGIYYKQMLAWALRFKRWLIPLALLSGAAFVGMLYLQLEIASFDNTLIELTLLVYCLAIPLPCVLWARSQVARASRHHANTSRKNAKASRLATSLNAVGAASFGIYLAHPAILTLWDRVQPEPAPGRIWLYDVHTLAAVLIGLLGAWGLARAYASLMQKGSAR, from the coding sequence CGAGCGATCGCAATTATCGCTGTTGTGCTCATTCATGGCACGTCAGACGCGACCCTGCTAGCCGTAGGAACGGGCTCACAGGCCCTCTTTTTCATCCTCAATAAAGCTAGTTTATTTACAGTTCCCCTCTTCATCTGGATTAGCGGACTCGTATTGTTTTACTCGTATTACGACCGATGGGAGCCAGGTATGACAAGGGTATTTTGGGCAAAAAGACTGCAAAAAATCGTAATCCCCTATGTGTTATGGTCCATCTTTTACTATGTGTATAATCAGTGGATGTTTCATGGCACTGTGCATGTGGACGCTTGGTATCTGTTTAAACTGCTCCTATCCGGAAATGCCAGCTATCATCTCTACTATATGATCATTATTGTTCAGTTCTATGTGCTATTCCCGCTCGTGATGACGGCTGTCACCAAGTTCAAGCGTCTGAGCAAATGGCTGATTCCTCTAGGTATTGGCATTCAAGCTGCTTCGTACACCTTCCATCATTGGGTCGCACCGCTGCCTGAGTATGCCAGTCTATGTCTCAGTTACACGGCCATGTTCAGCTTCGGCGCCTACATGGGCATCTATTATAAGCAAATGCTGGCATGGGCGCTTCGTTTCAAAAGATGGCTGATCCCCCTTGCGCTCCTGTCGGGCGCTGCTTTTGTCGGCATGCTCTACCTGCAGCTTGAAATCGCCTCGTTTGACAATACGTTGATCGAGCTGACGCTGCTCGTCTATTGCCTGGCGATCCCGCTGCCCTGCGTGCTGTGGGCGCGCAGCCAAGTGGCGAGGGCGAGCCGCCATCATGCGAATACGAGCAGGAAAAATGCGAAGGCGAGCCGCCTCGCCACTAGCCTAAATGCCGTAGGCGCAGCCTCATTCGGCATTTATCTCGCGCACCCCGCGATCCTCACGCTGTGGGATCGCGTGCAGCCAGAGCCAGCGCCTGGGCGCATCTGGCTCTACGATGTGCACACCCTAGCAGCCGTCCTTATCGGGCTGCTAGGGGCGTGGGGGCTCGCGCGTGCATACGCGAGCCTAATGCAAAAAGGTTCCGCTCGCTAA
- a CDS encoding VOC family protein, whose translation MQKISPFLWFDGNAEEAMNFYITVFADARIESQNRSRTGQLISGTFLVGDQRFMVLNGGPQFKFTPAISLFVNCETQEEVDTLWAKLCEGGEPQRCGWVQDKFGLSWQIIPTALGQLLGDQDPAKAARVMNAMLGMQKIDIAGLKRAYEG comes from the coding sequence ATGCAAAAAATCAGTCCATTCCTGTGGTTCGACGGCAACGCCGAAGAGGCCATGAACTTCTATATCACCGTTTTTGCCGATGCGAGAATCGAAAGCCAAAACCGCTCTCGCACAGGACAATTAATCTCGGGCACCTTTCTTGTAGGCGATCAACGATTCATGGTTCTGAATGGGGGACCGCAATTCAAATTTACCCCTGCCATTTCCTTGTTCGTCAATTGTGAAACACAGGAAGAAGTCGATACACTGTGGGCGAAGTTGTGTGAGGGTGGCGAACCGCAGCGCTGCGGTTGGGTGCAGGATAAATTCGGCCTATCGTGGCAAATTATCCCGACAGCACTTGGTCAGCTGCTTGGAGATCAAGATCCCGCCAAAGCAGCGCGTGTCATGAATGCCATGCTAGGCATGCAGAAGATTGATATCGCTGGGCTTAAGCGAGCATACGAAGGCTAG
- a CDS encoding response regulator translates to MRILIVDDEILVRIGLKTIIPRGNEAFQVIGEAANGVEALHILENQACDVVLTDIRMPEMDGLELLKQIRERWPAIKCLILSNHHDFNYVQQALRLGAIEYVTKLEINPSELKEKLEAIQEQLDIEKQGQNARTQLEQKVNQYSKEVKEKRLREMLLGHVSRGEIEQVWREFQLEPFLPPLSAAVIQIEDYEALMQHNRFQSDRLLTYTVQNVLNEILKKYGNGELIEVAAGKFCVLTGQLNVNMLQEMQNAAQAFLKISLAIGVSPPWEDPLSLHPAFEKADHALSYRFYYGGGCIIHYEQLSLTPPTLSEPWEEEEWSKYIEEGNETGLLERVLAWADAHSAQKTIPPAMLREQWLSLLHMFARCLKADGGDIYSVTLHEQQYPYHVIRNAETLQDISQWFRGWLPVYFAYKRQHGKEKLRPEIQAVIRQIMAEYNLPLKVADLASTVGYTENYLSILFKKETGKTITDYMTNVRMKNARELLKNPDYKIFEISELIGYADPNHFSRIFKQMEGMYPTEFRKLIFGQRTS, encoded by the coding sequence ATGAGAATTCTGATCGTGGATGATGAAATTCTAGTGCGTATTGGCTTGAAGACAATCATCCCAAGAGGCAATGAAGCTTTCCAAGTAATCGGCGAAGCCGCGAATGGCGTGGAAGCTTTGCACATATTAGAGAATCAAGCGTGCGATGTCGTTCTGACCGATATTCGGATGCCCGAGATGGACGGGCTAGAATTGTTGAAGCAAATCCGTGAACGGTGGCCTGCGATCAAATGTCTCATTTTATCCAACCATCACGACTTCAATTATGTTCAGCAAGCGCTTCGCCTAGGGGCTATCGAATATGTAACGAAGCTGGAGATTAATCCGTCTGAGCTCAAAGAGAAGCTGGAAGCCATTCAAGAGCAGCTAGACATTGAAAAGCAAGGGCAGAACGCGCGCACGCAGCTGGAACAGAAAGTGAATCAATACAGCAAGGAAGTGAAGGAAAAACGGCTTCGCGAGATGCTCCTAGGTCACGTTTCCCGAGGAGAAATCGAGCAAGTATGGCGGGAATTTCAGCTGGAGCCATTTCTCCCACCGCTATCAGCAGCCGTTATCCAAATCGAAGATTATGAAGCCCTAATGCAGCATAACCGCTTTCAAAGCGATCGACTTCTGACCTACACCGTGCAAAATGTTCTGAATGAAATTCTCAAGAAATACGGGAATGGCGAGCTTATTGAGGTGGCAGCGGGGAAGTTTTGCGTGCTTACGGGTCAGCTAAACGTGAATATGTTGCAGGAAATGCAGAATGCGGCTCAAGCTTTTCTAAAAATATCACTCGCCATCGGCGTCTCCCCGCCCTGGGAGGATCCCCTGTCCTTGCATCCTGCCTTTGAGAAGGCCGATCATGCGCTAAGCTATCGCTTCTACTACGGCGGCGGATGCATCATCCATTACGAGCAGCTCAGCCTCACCCCGCCTACCTTGTCCGAACCTTGGGAGGAAGAGGAATGGAGCAAGTACATCGAAGAAGGCAATGAAACGGGCTTACTAGAGCGTGTACTCGCTTGGGCGGATGCGCATAGTGCACAGAAAACGATTCCTCCGGCCATGCTGCGTGAACAATGGTTGAGTCTCCTGCACATGTTCGCCCGCTGCTTGAAAGCGGATGGCGGAGACATCTACTCGGTCACGCTGCATGAACAGCAGTATCCGTACCATGTCATTCGAAACGCCGAAACTTTGCAAGATATCTCGCAATGGTTTCGTGGTTGGCTACCCGTCTATTTCGCTTACAAGCGCCAGCATGGCAAAGAGAAACTTCGCCCCGAAATTCAAGCGGTGATCCGTCAAATTATGGCCGAATACAATTTACCTCTGAAAGTGGCTGACTTGGCGAGTACGGTTGGCTATACCGAGAATTATTTAAGCATTCTTTTCAAAAAAGAAACAGGCAAAACGATCACCGATTATATGACGAATGTTCGGATGAAAAATGCGCGGGAGCTGCTCAAAAATCCCGATTATAAAATATTCGAAATCTCCGAGCTCATCGGGTATGCCGATCCGAACCATTTCAGCCGCATTTTCAAGCAAATGGAGGGCATGTATCCTACCGAGTTCCGCAAGCTAATCTTCGGTCAGCGAACATCATAG
- a CDS encoding asparagine synthase: MREGLIPAVLGTVVSASGATMLKSKYKLLGVGVLGFGLAHVVLGAIDLVEHR, translated from the coding sequence ATGCGCGAAGGTCTAATTCCTGCCGTTCTTGGAACTGTCGTATCTGCTTCTGGAGCTACCATGCTGAAAAGTAAGTATAAGCTTCTTGGTGTTGGTGTGCTTGGCTTCGGTCTCGCTCATGTCGTGCTAGGTGCGATTGATTTAGTCGAGCATAGATAA
- a CDS encoding SDR family oxidoreductase, translated as MKLDSNTVLITGGTSGIGFELAKQLLALGNQVIITGRDQARLDQAKQKLPALHTFQSDASDPQAISTLFDTVVKQFPQLNVLINNAGIMRKINIHDSETDLEDITREVQTNFNGPIRMVKQFLPHLKKQPAAAIMNVSSGLAFVPLPITPVYCATKAGLHSFTQSLRVQLKQTNIKVFELAPPLTATSLVDSFDPDDMKGVAAMKVADLVGQAIKGMQQDRFEIRPGQSNFLKLMSRVAPQFIFNLLSKPVDSMLKQTK; from the coding sequence ATGAAATTGGATTCAAATACAGTATTGATTACAGGCGGAACGTCTGGCATCGGTTTCGAGCTTGCTAAGCAGTTGCTTGCGCTTGGGAACCAAGTCATTATTACGGGGAGAGATCAAGCTAGATTGGATCAAGCGAAGCAAAAGCTTCCAGCGCTTCATACCTTCCAGAGCGACGCCAGTGACCCTCAGGCTATTTCTACCCTTTTCGATACTGTAGTCAAGCAATTCCCGCAGTTGAATGTGCTCATCAATAATGCTGGCATTATGCGGAAAATCAATATCCATGACAGCGAGACCGATCTCGAGGATATCACGCGCGAAGTACAAACTAATTTCAATGGACCGATCCGCATGGTCAAACAATTTCTGCCGCATTTAAAGAAACAGCCCGCTGCCGCGATTATGAACGTCTCTTCTGGTCTTGCGTTTGTTCCATTGCCGATTACTCCAGTGTATTGCGCGACAAAAGCGGGGCTCCATTCTTTTACACAATCGCTGCGTGTTCAACTCAAACAGACGAATATCAAAGTGTTCGAGCTAGCGCCTCCACTAACAGCAACTTCCTTGGTCGATTCGTTCGATCCAGACGATATGAAAGGTGTTGCGGCCATGAAGGTCGCCGACTTGGTCGGGCAGGCCATCAAGGGTATGCAGCAGGATCGATTCGAAATTCGTCCTGGTCAAAGCAATTTTTTGAAACTCATGAGTCGCGTCGCGCCTCAGTTTATTTTTAATTTGCTGAGTAAACCGGTTGATAGCATGTTGAAGCAGACGAAGTGA
- a CDS encoding sensor histidine kinase, with amino-acid sequence MKKLRSPIKTLRGKILISLFLLIILPVVIILYRFYKSSENIVQMQLNQSNQTAVTQKANAMNDMAVRMITASSLIINDPETEKFLKEPADWSTNYSSFIKLTSLQKKLSNVKDLLLDNTTQLGLYDNRGFTHTTWSAVTPTKVQAFQQESWYTRTIERNGSPYWTVPYTLRMQNSQQDLIVMTRQINGDYTSNYGVFLIGVPTPVFFYPNNELRKQQESGIISFLIDQNEQLLIGDDSAVQLLTSHALQQIRTNSNGIKEVKINDHVYLVNDANVPQLGWKLVQFMNQKNFATQLSREKDKSISWVIAWFLLFTVAFILLMLRVTSPFKQLAKSMTKVGKGEFNTLVKIKGEDEIAMLGSYFNKMVLHLQDLISDLYDEQRRKQKAQFQALQAQINPHFLLNTLNSIKWMALLSGAEHISEMITKLGKLLNFTMRNEQEFVTLQEELDYLQVYLSLQEIRYHDQITFTSQIPAELLDCEILKFTLQPAVENSIIHGNRFPLLIDIQAEEVNGQLHISMKDNGVGMSPDMIQKVEASLNQPHAKFSGIGIRNVNERIKLHYGMQYGMQISSIQGEGVHLQLILPLKRRPTDNENSDRG; translated from the coding sequence ATGAAGAAACTTCGCAGCCCTATTAAGACACTACGCGGGAAAATATTAATTTCGTTATTTCTGCTGATCATTCTCCCCGTCGTGATCATCCTTTATCGGTTCTATAAATCTTCTGAAAATATCGTGCAAATGCAGCTCAATCAATCCAATCAAACGGCGGTTACCCAGAAAGCCAATGCCATGAATGACATGGCGGTTCGCATGATTACGGCTTCGAGTCTCATTATTAATGATCCAGAGACCGAGAAATTTTTGAAAGAGCCTGCGGACTGGTCCACTAATTATAGCTCCTTTATTAAACTCACTTCCTTACAGAAGAAACTGTCCAACGTCAAGGATCTTCTCCTCGACAATACGACACAACTCGGCTTATATGATAATCGCGGCTTTACGCATACGACCTGGTCTGCTGTTACACCGACGAAGGTGCAAGCTTTCCAGCAAGAGAGCTGGTACACACGGACCATTGAGCGGAACGGTTCACCGTACTGGACGGTGCCTTACACGCTACGCATGCAGAACAGCCAGCAAGATCTCATCGTCATGACACGGCAAATTAACGGTGACTATACGAGTAATTATGGCGTTTTTCTTATTGGTGTGCCGACGCCTGTCTTCTTCTATCCAAACAATGAGCTGCGCAAGCAGCAGGAATCCGGCATTATTTCCTTTCTCATCGATCAGAACGAGCAGTTACTCATTGGCGATGACTCCGCCGTCCAACTATTGACCAGCCATGCTCTACAGCAAATTCGAACCAACAGCAATGGCATCAAAGAGGTTAAAATCAATGACCATGTCTACCTCGTAAACGATGCGAATGTGCCCCAGTTGGGCTGGAAGCTCGTACAATTCATGAATCAAAAAAACTTTGCCACACAGCTAAGCCGCGAGAAAGATAAATCCATTTCTTGGGTCATCGCCTGGTTCTTACTTTTCACCGTAGCTTTCATCTTGCTGATGCTGCGCGTGACAAGTCCTTTCAAACAACTCGCCAAGTCCATGACGAAGGTCGGGAAAGGTGAGTTTAATACCTTGGTCAAAATCAAAGGCGAAGACGAAATCGCCATGTTAGGCAGCTACTTCAACAAGATGGTGCTTCATCTTCAAGATCTCATCTCTGATCTCTACGATGAACAGCGCCGGAAACAGAAAGCTCAGTTCCAAGCACTGCAAGCGCAAATTAATCCGCATTTTCTGCTCAATACCTTGAACTCGATTAAATGGATGGCTCTGCTTTCGGGGGCTGAACACATTAGCGAAATGATTACGAAATTAGGGAAACTACTCAATTTCACGATGCGAAATGAACAGGAATTCGTCACGTTGCAGGAAGAGCTGGACTATTTGCAAGTGTACCTGTCCCTTCAGGAGATTCGTTATCATGATCAAATTACGTTCACTTCCCAAATTCCTGCCGAGCTGCTCGACTGTGAAATTTTGAAATTCACGCTGCAGCCGGCTGTCGAGAACAGCATCATTCATGGCAATAGATTCCCGCTTCTAATCGATATTCAAGCGGAAGAAGTGAACGGGCAGCTCCATATTAGTATGAAAGATAATGGCGTCGGGATGAGCCCCGACATGATCCAAAAGGTCGAAGCGTCGCTGAATCAACCCCACGCCAAATTCAGCGGCATCGGCATTCGCAATGTGAATGAACGTATTAAGCTGCATTACGGCATGCAATATGGCATGCAAATTTCGAGCATACAAGGGGAAGGCGTTCATTTACAACTCATCCTGCCCTTGAAAAGGAGGCCAACCGACAATGAGAATTCTGATCGTGGATGA
- a CDS encoding SgrR family transcriptional regulator, producing MQILSHFLELRAGFEHGIEHQPQPITLEEIADRLYCSTRNAKILLKKMSEQNWLSWEPGRGRGNISKLTFLVSSEDMISKQAMSLASRGDYLGTIELIHQLGKGEALQDSFIEWLFSFFGYRALEHEERFKDALRFPVYKWLVTLDPAHTFYAFDFHLIGHIFDTLIRYNPRTKVIEPHLAHYWEVSQDGLHYTFYLRKGVLFHHGREMTANDVKYSFMRLKQLGSNATQGWMAESIESITVLNRSSINIELTHPNVLFLEQLAHMSMAIVPEEICRDNEAIFGRMPIGTGPFRLERNDDFICKLRAFDNYFGVRPHLDQIEIWLLPSDLSESLPSWDKVQVFSRHSNSQKPVGAIDKDSEWHQIEQSIMGCSLLTFNRNKRGPQQHTNFRKAVDLVLDRERMIEELGGFREAPARSFLPMLESQSKSLTDQEEAKRLLEEMGYQGDKLRMYVYSNNNEDARWICRQCEAIGIPIEITIRSEADMMQLSTIEEADLIFYHICMESHYDLHIIQTLKQSNSYVRAHMNRERAEWVDAKIEGILSNPDVDARIAGLHDIVDELQAEKSFLFVLHRSQQTTYHDSIKGVTINDLGWVDFREIWFAPSI from the coding sequence ATGCAGATATTGTCTCACTTTTTGGAATTGCGAGCTGGCTTTGAGCATGGGATTGAGCATCAACCGCAGCCCATTACATTGGAAGAAATCGCGGACAGATTGTATTGCTCCACAAGGAATGCGAAGATTTTATTGAAAAAAATGAGTGAACAGAACTGGCTTTCTTGGGAACCAGGCAGGGGAAGAGGCAATATTTCCAAGCTGACTTTCTTGGTGTCCTCGGAGGATATGATTTCGAAGCAAGCGATGTCGCTGGCAAGTCGCGGTGACTATTTAGGTACGATTGAGCTGATTCATCAACTCGGTAAAGGGGAAGCGCTGCAGGATTCCTTTATCGAGTGGTTGTTCAGCTTTTTTGGTTACCGTGCGTTAGAGCACGAGGAGCGCTTTAAGGATGCCCTGCGTTTTCCAGTGTATAAATGGTTGGTCACGCTTGACCCTGCTCATACGTTTTATGCGTTTGATTTTCATCTGATTGGTCATATCTTTGATACGCTAATTCGCTATAACCCGCGAACGAAAGTGATAGAGCCTCATTTAGCCCACTACTGGGAAGTCAGTCAAGATGGCTTGCATTACACATTCTATCTGCGCAAAGGGGTGCTGTTCCATCATGGTCGCGAGATGACAGCAAATGATGTGAAGTACTCGTTCATGCGATTAAAGCAGCTAGGGTCGAACGCCACCCAAGGCTGGATGGCCGAAAGCATCGAGTCGATCACTGTGCTGAATCGAAGCAGCATCAATATTGAATTGACACATCCGAACGTGCTGTTCTTAGAGCAATTGGCTCATATGTCTATGGCGATCGTACCAGAGGAAATTTGCCGTGATAATGAGGCCATTTTCGGAAGGATGCCGATTGGAACGGGGCCTTTCAGGTTGGAGCGCAATGACGATTTTATTTGCAAATTGCGAGCGTTTGATAATTATTTCGGTGTCAGGCCGCATCTGGATCAGATCGAAATCTGGCTGTTGCCATCTGACTTATCCGAGTCGCTTCCGAGTTGGGATAAGGTGCAGGTGTTTAGCCGACACTCCAATTCTCAGAAACCAGTAGGCGCGATTGATAAAGATTCGGAGTGGCACCAGATCGAGCAGTCTATCATGGGCTGCAGTTTACTTACGTTCAATCGGAATAAAAGAGGGCCTCAGCAGCATACGAATTTTCGTAAAGCAGTCGATCTCGTGCTAGATCGTGAGCGCATGATCGAAGAGCTTGGGGGCTTCCGGGAAGCCCCTGCCAGAAGCTTTCTTCCAATGCTAGAGTCGCAATCGAAGTCCCTGACCGATCAAGAGGAGGCGAAGCGCCTTCTGGAAGAAATGGGCTACCAAGGCGACAAGCTCCGCATGTACGTCTACAGCAACAATAACGAGGATGCCAGATGGATTTGTCGGCAATGCGAAGCGATCGGGATTCCCATTGAGATTACGATACGAAGCGAAGCGGATATGATGCAGCTGAGTACGATCGAGGAAGCGGATCTTATTTTCTACCACATTTGCATGGAAAGTCATTATGATCTTCATATTATTCAGACGTTGAAGCAGAGCAACAGCTATGTTAGGGCGCATATGAATAGAGAACGAGCTGAGTGGGTGGATGCGAAAATAGAGGGAATTCTGAGCAATCCAGATGTGGATGCGCGCATAGCGGGCTTACATGACATCGTGGATGAGCTGCAAGCGGAGAAATCGTTCCTGTTTGTGCTGCATCGATCTCAACAAACCACGTATCACGACTCGATTAAGGGTGTCACAATCAATGATCTAGGCTGGGTGGACTTCAGGGAAATCTGGTTCGCACCTAGCATTTAA
- a CDS encoding tetratricopeptide repeat protein translates to MLGKLFIFALLWRLVGNPFLALLILLVIFYLLDRRYVGILPNIWRPFQLKRKATRLRVDLHANPHNTSAKLDLARILIERKKYQEALPYLEQSLPIIADSADVHYEIGLCLLKLGRIAEGERYMLQAIELNPRVKYGEAFLRLGEALAPHAPERAAQFIEHFRDLHSSSVEAYYRLGQLYQQLGRQDDAKRAYREALDIYRGLPRYSRRQQRRWAWLARLK, encoded by the coding sequence TTGCTTGGGAAACTATTTATTTTTGCACTACTCTGGCGACTTGTCGGCAATCCGTTTCTGGCTTTATTGATTTTACTCGTCATTTTCTACTTGTTGGATCGCAGATATGTCGGCATCCTGCCGAATATATGGAGGCCATTTCAATTAAAACGAAAGGCGACGAGGCTCCGTGTAGATTTACACGCCAATCCGCATAACACATCGGCAAAGCTGGATTTAGCGCGCATTCTAATTGAACGCAAAAAATATCAAGAAGCACTGCCTTACTTGGAGCAATCGCTGCCGATCATAGCGGACTCCGCTGATGTGCATTATGAGATTGGACTTTGCTTGCTGAAGCTAGGACGCATTGCGGAAGGCGAGAGGTATATGCTCCAAGCGATCGAGCTGAATCCGCGGGTCAAATATGGCGAAGCCTTCCTCCGCCTTGGCGAGGCTCTAGCTCCTCATGCGCCTGAGCGAGCGGCGCAATTCATCGAACACTTCCGCGACCTGCACTCCTCGTCGGTCGAGGCGTACTACCGTCTAGGCCAGCTGTATCAGCAGCTCGGCCGTCAAGACGATGCCAAGCGCGCTTACCGCGAAGCGCTGGACATCTACCGCGGCTTGCCCCGCTACAGTCGCCGTCAACAACGGCGCTGGGCCTGGCTGGCGCGCCTGAAATAG
- a CDS encoding VanZ family protein, whose translation MPKLTRSMMVFYVFLVAAVLWMAFIYMKSAETYQQQSLKPYLESKFSSAKLKEHFPHIEFTYDRQVISWRDPINFIEFIIRKAGHVSEYAVLALLWSIALLAKPVRLYIALFSSFLISIVYAMSDEWHQSFVKDRTGHGIDVCVDGIGILGALLVVWLVLVIRERIRARRTS comes from the coding sequence ATGCCGAAGTTAACCCGTTCGATGATGGTATTCTACGTATTCCTAGTCGCAGCCGTCCTCTGGATGGCGTTTATTTATATGAAGTCGGCGGAGACGTATCAGCAACAGAGTTTGAAGCCTTATTTGGAATCGAAATTTTCTAGCGCAAAGCTGAAAGAGCATTTCCCTCATATCGAGTTCACATACGACCGTCAGGTCATTTCGTGGCGAGATCCGATAAATTTCATCGAATTCATCATAAGAAAAGCAGGACACGTCAGCGAATATGCTGTACTTGCCCTGCTGTGGTCGATCGCTTTGCTTGCGAAGCCAGTGAGATTGTACATAGCGTTGTTCAGCTCCTTCCTCATCTCGATCGTATATGCGATGTCGGATGAATGGCATCAATCGTTCGTGAAAGATCGAACCGGACACGGCATCGATGTGTGTGTTGACGGAATCGGTATTCTGGGTGCGCTCCTAGTAGTGTGGTTGGTTCTCGTCATCCGTGAACGAATTAGAGCCAGAAGAACAAGCTAG
- a CDS encoding VOC family protein, with protein sequence MEQMFYDIQVYALYDEFVSKGAIDVIAPQIKHWGHTAGYFGDPEGNVHSIFAVNPT encoded by the coding sequence ATGGAACAAATGTTCTATGATATTCAAGTATACGCCTTATACGATGAGTTCGTTTCGAAGGGAGCCATTGACGTCATAGCGCCGCAAATCAAGCATTGGGGCCATACGGCTGGTTACTTTGGCGATCCTGAAGGAAATGTTCATTCTATTTTCGCGGTGAATCCTACGTAA
- a CDS encoding glycoside hydrolase family 16 protein yields MSNYDFPRNDLEKEGYTLIFHDDFETDKLDRAKWLPYYLPQWSNRKRSEANYTIADSQLILQITEDQLPWCLEWNGDVKVSNLQTGVFSGPLGSAHGQHKFSSDCLVREEQPVEQLFTPQYGYFELRAKGVGNPNNVCAFWMIGFEDLPNRSGEICPFELKGWNVENGTCTLGFGIHAFGDPLLEEEFFEQPFDIDPTNYHVYAVDWTDQGVDFYIDNKLIHRSKQSPKYPMQLMLNIYEIPSSESGSRTAPVYPTEFAIDYIRCYKKM; encoded by the coding sequence ATGAGCAATTATGATTTTCCAAGAAACGATCTAGAAAAAGAGGGATATACCTTAATATTTCATGATGATTTCGAGACAGACAAGCTCGACCGAGCGAAGTGGCTGCCTTACTATTTGCCTCAATGGAGCAATCGAAAGCGCTCAGAAGCCAACTACACAATAGCAGATAGCCAACTAATTCTTCAAATCACAGAAGACCAATTACCATGGTGTCTTGAATGGAATGGAGACGTGAAGGTAAGCAACCTCCAAACAGGTGTTTTTTCTGGGCCATTAGGTAGTGCGCATGGTCAACACAAATTCTCAAGTGACTGTCTCGTTCGAGAAGAACAACCGGTTGAACAGTTGTTTACTCCGCAATATGGGTATTTTGAATTACGGGCAAAAGGAGTCGGCAATCCCAATAATGTTTGCGCGTTTTGGATGATTGGTTTCGAGGATCTTCCGAATCGATCAGGGGAAATCTGTCCATTTGAATTAAAAGGTTGGAACGTTGAAAATGGCACGTGTACGTTAGGATTTGGCATCCATGCATTCGGCGATCCGCTGCTGGAAGAAGAGTTTTTCGAGCAACCATTTGATATCGATCCGACGAATTATCATGTGTATGCTGTCGATTGGACGGATCAAGGCGTTGATTTTTATATCGATAACAAACTCATTCATAGATCCAAGCAATCACCGAAATATCCGATGCAATTGATGCTGAACATCTATGAAATCCCATCATCAGAGAGCGGTTCGAGAACTGCGCCTGTATATCCTACTGAGTTTGCGATTGATTATATTCGTTGTTATAAAAAAATGTGA